One Tenrec ecaudatus isolate mTenEca1 chromosome 12, mTenEca1.hap1, whole genome shotgun sequence DNA segment encodes these proteins:
- the LOC142423406 gene encoding 2-acylglycerol O-acyltransferase 3-like, with protein sequence MGAFSTILLFLLFTSLWSISLLYFAWLYQDWDTPNQGGRCSTWKRNWTIWKYLRDYFLIKLVKTAELPPDRNYVMGAHPHGIMCIGFFCNFCTKSNAFSQLFPGLRSLLTTLAGIFYLPIYREYLMTSGLISVDRQNLDQILSQNPCGQLVVIIVGGAQEALYSSPGQHCLSLLNRKGFVRLALRHGASLVPIYSFGENDIFNVKTFPADSWQYRCQMTFKKLVGFSPCIFFGQSIFSGTSWGLMPFRRPFTTVVGRPIDVPQVLHPTEEDVDHYPHST encoded by the exons ATGG GTGCCTTCTCCACCATCCtactcttcctcctcttcacctCGCTGTGGTCAATCTCTCTTCTCTACTTTGCCTGGCTCtaccaggactgggacaccccCAACCAAG GTGGAAGATGCTCCACGTGGAAGAGGAACTGGACAATTTGGAAGTACCTGAGGGATTATTTTCTTATCAAG CTGGTGAAAACAGCCGAGTTGCCCCCTGACCGCAATTACGTGATGGGCGCCCACCCCCACGGGATCATGTGCATCGGGTTTTTCTGCAATTTCTGCACAAAGAGCAATGCCTTTTCCCAGCTGTTCCCTGGGCTCCGGTCCCTGCTTACCACATTGGCAGGCATCTTCTACCTCCCCATCTACCGTGAATATCTCATGACTTCTG GATTGATTTCTGTGGATCGTCAGAACCTGGACCAAATCCTATCACAGAACCCGTGCGGCCAGCTTGTGGTCATCATCGTCGGGGGTGCGCAGGAGGCCCTGTACTCAAGCCCTGGCCAGCACTGCCTTAGTCTCCTGAATCGCAAAGGCTTCGTGCGCCTTGCGCTTCGGCATGG gGCCTCCCTGGTACCCATCTACTCTTTCGGAGAGAATGATATCTTCAATGTCAAAACCTTTCCTGCCGACTCCTGGCAGTACCGCTGCCAGATGACCTTCAAGAAACTGGTGGGCTTTTCTCCTTGTATCTTCTTTGGCCAGAGCATCTTCTCGGGTACCTCCTGGGGCCTCATGCCATTCCGCAGGCCCTTCACCACGGTGG TGGGCCGCCCCATCGACGTGCCCCAGGTCCTCCACCCCACGGAGGAAGAC